A single region of the Alosa alosa isolate M-15738 ecotype Scorff River chromosome 6, AALO_Geno_1.1, whole genome shotgun sequence genome encodes:
- the LOC125295831 gene encoding protein PET100 homolog, mitochondrial, translating into MGVKIEIFRMMLYLSFPVAMFWISNQAEYFEEYIVKRKREIFPPDEKMHRQELEAFKERMRARKEQRILKQMGLESQD; encoded by the exons ATGGGTGTTAAAATAGAGATTTTTAGA ATGATGCTGTACCTGTCCTTCCCCGTTGCCATGTTTTGGATATCAAACCAAGCTGAGTATTTTGAAGAGTACATTGTCAAAAGGAAG AGGGAAATCTTTCCACCAGATGAGAAGATGCAT AGGCAAGAGCTTGAAGCGTTTAAGGAGCGCATGCGGGCCAGAAAGGAACAGCGGATTTTGAAACAGATGGGCCTGGAGTCTCAGGACTGA